DNA from Thunnus maccoyii chromosome 5, fThuMac1.1, whole genome shotgun sequence:
tgttcaaatgatccaatatttcagcaaaaatcaaagattagagaaaaagtccaaaaactgaaaagagatttgtgtatcagaactttgttttttcttctttcctctcccattaatcatctcacgacccctaagatttatctgctgaccctttggaggggccccgacccctaggttgggaaccactggactaaactagctaactgtatataaagtagtgtaaactagctccacctccagcagctacaacagcaacatgctgctctaacactgatgcttcactattaataatctaatgatgtcatatataataatatatcagtcagagggaccaaaccactacttttactgcaatactttaactacatcaaggtcataatacttatgtacttttactgcaatactttaactacatcaagctcataatacttatgtacttttactgcaatactttaactacatcaagctcataatacttatgtacttttactgcaatactttaactacatcaagctcataatacttatgtacttttactgtagtaagatttttcatgcaggacttttacttgtaatggagtatttttacgttactgtattggtacttttacttcagtaaaggatctggatacttcttccaccactgcttgaGACTCAAAAACAATTACTTAATCCCACTTCtgcatgtaatgtaatttttctttttctgttggtccaccacttcaaatatttcaacaaatattGGAAGAGGTtgggttatttacccaaactaaagcttgttataatctactctttttaaacttagaTGTCATTGTtggttattgattgttaataacttgtgtatcttttgaatgtcatatgcaCATTGTTTTGCACAGTCTTTAGCTAACACCTGAGCTTGTCGTGTGTAAGACTGGTAAAGTTAACCCAGTGTTGTGTTGGTGCTATATCGACCCAAACTGGGTAAGAAtttaacccagtgatttttagtttGTAGACTCTTTATGTCTTAATTCCTGAAATATCAAGTGTAAACGCAGATGGAGATGAAAACAGCTATGAATCTAAGCTAGCTGTGAGTGCTCTGAGGTCAGGATGTGGgaaacatgtttacatataACAGCACACGTGCTTTTCACATGTGACTTGCTCTGAAGGGTTTTCACATGGTACACTTCACCCAGAACGTCTCCAGCGTTTACTGTTGCACCTTCAAAAACACCCAACGACCCATTGAGCAAACCTCAGTCACACAATCCAAACTGTTTCCCTGCGAGTCTATACAGAGggcattaaaacacaaagagctcTACAACAGAGTGAGTTAGAGAAGGAGGTAAAGGCCATCACTCAGGCCGGGACAATCCCTCCTGCCCAAAGCCTCAGTATGCAGTGTAGAGTACCAGCAGATCCGACACATTCAGACTACAGCGCTACCAGTAGCACGGCAGAAGGCAGCCAAGTGGCACAGACAGCCGTTACATAACCAGACATAAATTATCCACTCTGGGCTGCAGAGGTGGGAAGTGACCGACTCACCTTCTGCATCCGTTTATTCCTGCAGCTTCCTAAAAGTGAcacacaagtgaaaaaaaaaaacacattggtGCTGTAGAGATTAAaacctataaaaaaaaaagttctgttcTCTATAATCCAGTGACACATGACTTCTGAGGCTGAGCCCGGTTTGGTGTACAGAGCAGCCAGCTTGTTTTCTCCGTCTCTTTGTGAATGGAAAGGTGCTTCAGCATTCTGCACACAGGACCTTTCTCTTGTTCTGAAGAAGgattttcacaaaaatgtcCGCCTTGAGCAACTGAGAACACTCAGCTTAGCCGAGCCGGGGCAGCAGGGAACGTGGCCCGATTAGCCAATACCTGCACCGAAACCAAGCAGGACACAGGTCCGACCCCTATATGGGTCGCCGTATCCttcaactgataaaaaaaagccCTTCAGCAGGACCATGCAGCTGCAGTCTGCTCCCCTGCTGCATTTAgctcttaaaggacaggttcacaatttgtTCTAAACcaagtcaggtgtccatatgaacagtgaaagaggttttctttgctgtaatcattcctcctgttcatactgactattaaaagatccccttcaaatgtgctttcaatgtaagtgatggaggtcaaaggtgatatctgacacatttacagtctttttagcatcaaattccctctttgtgtttcctcggacagtgtttccctgttgagctgcggtggaagtatagtaacaaaaagagggactttggcactaaaaagactgtaatgttgaaagatatctacttgatttgactcatttggacgctgaagcttcatattagcttcagataaacttttaaatacattcttacacagaaggaggactgtagattttgtcccccatcacttaaattgtaagtgcattatgaagggatcttctaatggtcagtatgaacaagaggaatgattacagcaagaaaaacaggtttcactgttcatttgggctcctgattgttgttttaagacacacttgaagaattgtgaactcgtcctttaaacaTCGCACTCCAATAACATTTTCAGACTCACAATCAAGAGtcaaaaaaaggatcaaaatcgatgcagcagaaccagaaatatcatcttttttcttcCACACATTCTTATTCCTTGTCAAACCTGgggcctacattacccacaatgcagctCATCCCGATTCACTCAAATATACACATTGTGGTGCGTTATTCTAGTAGctgctaatgtagcctggagctgcctctgggtgatatgttccttcatcgccatgaacacacactctgtaGTTTATcttgactcaatcccacacacacacacattcactagagcaccaaatgtggattcatccgccgctggaaatagtccccaacaaatgcactatttcctcctgattttaaaactgaaactatatatttgtgagctgtttttaaggaTTTACGGGGCTGAGAGTCACAGACAGAGCAGGAAGTCAGagagtattgagagacagattAACACATTTGTAGATCctatattttattgacatttgtTGAAAAATAAGCCTATCCTTTAAGCTCAATACACAGCTGAGACTGACAGAAATTCTGTACTTATGGAGGTATCTTAGTGCTGTAAACGGAGTTGCtttcccgcacatgctcagtggcgtctgccatacacagaactactctccagaggCTGAAAACGTGATCGTTGTTTTAGTCTTTGGATTTGTTTctaaaggaacatgtcacccagtgcagcggtgtggctcattgacgtatttttaatagtttttggacaacaacggaggaatcagatatatcaggctttggatacacacacaatacttgttagtaggtcagttcattgttgatttggatccaaacatgagatttgttgacaataagaaaaatatataaatttgtcagccaaatcctttaatggtggttgttgttttcttaTCATACTTCAGCTCCTGCATGTCTCTTATCATCTCATAGTTTCCCGGATTTTCCATctacaaacaacagacaggatGACAGCAAGTTCAACAATCTATTCTGTATTGATCAGatcccatgaaaaaaaaaaaaagcttgtgcAGCAAAATCTAATTATTTCACAGCCAAATGACTGCACTGAGAGTCTAGTGAGTACGTCAGTATCccctctgttttcctctgatgatgatgatgatgatgatgataatcaTATTCCTCCTACAGCACTCTGGTAACACAATACAGACTGAGCATCTATTgacttgaaaaaatatgttcagTGAATAAACGAGAGGAGGTAAAAAGGTTTGTAGACATATTGATGGacatattttgattttattgaagctgaaaaaataaactgctGTAGTAAATTAAAGGCTGGTTGTCAATACAAAGACAAGAGACAAGAGAGTTTTTATTTTAGGGTGAATTCATCTTTTCAGGCTCCACATGTTCGCTCATAATCACTGCTATTTattcagccaaaaaaaaaacaacctctctctctgtctatatatatatatgaattgATCCAGGTGGTTGGATTAACCTTTTAGGAGTCATTGTGGTCCTTTGATTAAACACCACTTTATTAAGAATATGAACCATGTGAGCacaataaactaaaataattacGTTGCCAAAAATAATCTCACCACGAGCTCCATTTAGTAGTTGTTCTGTAGTTTACGACCATATCACaagatcttcatcagcagatggagtttgacTAGTTTTCATAGAATTGTAGATGTTCCCACTTACattgtttttctgactttaaagatctttaaagatcctctccatgcatgttttaagacattaaatgccttaaataaaataattatttgtgtttgatatgtttttttttcttcacagaaaagaaaattccCAAAGCAACATTATCTCCGTCatgtaaaaatccagaatctccgaattcatcctcagtgtttgttcactggaggcttcaagtttccacatcacacttgtgtaagttgaatactggaccgTGATTGGCTCCaagctagttgtgatgtcacaaatcatgctcatagaaACACGCTTTAAACTGAGACTACAGCCTACATCTTTAATAATTTgagtttttcattcattatttaacgATTCGGACTGACTTTTGCATTTTGAATTGTGATTGGAAGACTTCTGGTTCTCAGCTAATTGGATCGTTAAGGATAATGATAACAGGCACTTCTGCATTATTAAAgaccccctccagacatgtttagaCATATAACTACTCTGCTTGGAATCAGGGTcatgtggtttttccacaaaaaaagtacaattaccacattaaaattcttaaaatgacatcttctgTTTCTCCCTCACTAAAAAATCCCAAATctctgaatatgcaaatatttttaatttcttaaatttaactgttggacacaagatgtctcctccttcactgtaaagtccactcacagtgtttgtgcactgaataatgaatgcaaagatattttaaaaaggaactaaaatgtcaaccttaaggtggcgctacaggaaaagtcagaggatcacctAACTCGTTAGGATACATCGTCTGGGaaccaaattttgtgccaaacCATCTCTTAgttgttgatatatttcagtctggaccgaTAGATACTGTAGACTGACAGTATCATACAGAGCCATACTGCTAGTATGCATGCAGACCACAGTAGCACTTACTGATTTATCTAACAAACATTTGTCTATAAATGCTCATCATAATTTCTTTAAGCCAAAGGTGACATCAactgtccaaccaacagtccacaactcaaaaacattcagttttcagtcacatgagacaaaaaagcagcaaatcctcacaatttaAAGGGATTTTTGAGGCacatttgcttaaaaatgaatgaattaatcaCCTAAACAGTTGtcaatttaatttcagctgATCATGtattcaattaattgattaatcatttcagctctggtaaaaacatacaaaacccCAAAAACTTTAATAAGGTTTCTTGTCAgtgaaaatcctgtttttttgtaCGTTTTTGAAGTCTGATTTATAAGATTACTACATaagagagcagtggtggaaagttactaagtacatttactcaagaactgtacttgagtacaattttgaggtacttgtactttacttgagtatttccatgtgatgctactttctacatctcagagggaaatattgtactttctactccactacatttgtttgacagctttagttacttttcagatgaagatttgacacaatggataatataacaagcttttaaaatacaacacattgttaaagatgaaaccagtggtttccaacctttttggcttttgacgtcttacaaaaagcagtgtgtagtcggggtcacatttcacatgtctatgagttgttaacagctccaccaaatagtgatttttccctctaaacttctcacatgctttcatttcaataaatgttcaaatgatccaatatttcagcaaaaatcaaagattagagaaaaagtccaaaaactgaaaacatgatttgtgtatcagaactttgttttttcttctttcctctcccattaatcatctcacgacccctcagatttatctgctgaccctttggaggggcccaacccctaggttgggaaccactggactaaactagctaactgtatataaagtagtgtaaactagctccacctccagcagctacaacagtaacatgctgctctaacactgatgcttcactattaataatctaatgatgtcatatataataatatatcagtcagagggaccaaaccactacttttactgcaatactttaactacatcaagctcataatacttatgtacttttactgtagtaggatttttcatgcaggacttttacttgtaatggagtatttttacattactgtattggtacttttacttgagtaaagtatCTGAAcacttcttccactactgtcAGAGTGACCTTTGTGCTGCAGTCTGGGGACTCCTAACAGCACATTCAGTCACTCTGACATTTCACCATCACTGAGCTGCACTGCTGTTAATATCAATACCAGCTGATATCTAAGAGCAGCCGGCCCTCTGCATGCAGGCCTCCCTCTCCATCCAGCCTGCATGATGCTCATATTTACTGTGCTTAGGTGTGTTTAAAGGTCCCTGCTGTTCATTCTGCTCCAGCAGACAATGTTCTTCTGCTTGACCACCAGCCTGCTTCTGGACTTCATATATTTCAGCCACGTAAGCGCTCAGTTTCATCTGAAtccacatgcaaacaaacatggagTCCCTCATTTTCTTATGACCAATGCCACAAAACTCTGAGTGCCTTTTATTTAAGTTTCCCCAGCCTACTCATGCAGTTCATAAACCATCTGAAGCAGCGTTTTAACACTTATTTGTgatgtaaaagtcctgcagcGATCTGCAGAAGTCAAACACTaactgcagctttttaaaaGTTCTGCAGTAATAAAGTAGAAGCAGAACTGATGCCGACTGGCAGCTCTTGTTTTCCTGCCTCACCTATGATGATGGTGCAGGCGCTCAGCAGCCCGATCTCCTTCTTCAGAGTCACTCTGTCGGGgattttctccttcttcttacGGTCTGTCACGGTTCCCTGCGGCCGGGagcagatgctgctgctgccgttCTGTCCATCCATGTCCGCCTGCCCGGGTCCGGTCCGGTCCGTCCAGTCCACTGTGTCCTCCCAGTCCCAGTACTCCCAATGCTCCCAGtgctcctgtcctctcctcacTCCGTATTCATGCACACTGAATGGGCTGCGCTTGCGCAACAACCTGCCGCTGTCCAGGGTAGAATGTTAAATACCCAGGACTCACCATGAGGCGTTCAGGGACTCCGGATCTTCTATTTCTCCGAATCCAGTCTTCACAGTTCAGCTTAAAGGTCCAAGATTGTTTGAGtgatttaatcttttttagGTCATAAgagtgaaaaaagtaaaatcagtgatagaagaagtattcagatcatttactgaagtaaaagtaccaatacagcgaTGTACAAATACTCCTTTAagagtaaaagtcctgcatgaaaaatcctactacagcAATCAGAcaaatatagtggagtaaagGTGCCCCTGCAGTTCAGTTTACTTCTTCCcacctatgagcatgattgcTCAGCTCTTTTTGCCTTATTTGTTGCTGTCTTGTTgttttatcaataataattaaatcataATGTAAAAGGACAGTATAATGTCTGATCAGTGTGTGAGGAAACCAGCTTATGAAACAAAAATCAGTTATCAGGTTTCTTTCTACACCAGTGATTCCCAAAACATCTCTGTCATGGCTGCTTTGGAAGATGCAAAAATGTCCCACTGTCCACGTGCACCTTCAGTTTTTCTGGTTATCTTCTACTTTACACATCATTTTCCATCCAGAGTAAATCTCTTTAACATGAATCTTGCCAGTCGTTTCTTTATTATTCCCAAATAAACCCAATttattgtcctttttttaaagcagacattttgaattgccaaaacaggaaaagcacaggtgaaaCTAAGAAACATTAAGGATTGGCTCTGTTACAGCAATTATTGCAACACAATACTGCGATTAATAATGTTAACACAGTAGTTTGTACAACTGACTGTGattgaaaagtcaaaatgtgaGCAGAAAAAAGGTCGAGTCACATTTTTGCCCCTTTATGTTGGAGGTAAACTGTCCTCCACCAAGCTTCAGGTCATAATAAATTATCTCTAATCAAAACAGGCTGAATTATCAACATATGTCTTAGAACAAGCCGTTTAATAACACATTAGTCATGCAGAGCACATACAGCCCCGAACATGTACCCTCATCCCTGAAGAGCCTGGTTACCGTAGTTTGATTAGAAATGCTGTGCAAGGAGTTACAATCTTATCGCGGTCATTAGTGTTTGGAGCCGGTTCTAAATAAACTACAATCATCACTCTGtccatgatgaaggaacatgtcacccagtgcagcgctgtggttcactgatgtgtttctaatagtttctggacaacaacggaggtctacagcacagaggaatcagatatatcaggctttggatacacacacaatacttgttagtagatcagttcattgttggtttggatcaaatcatgagatttgttgacaataagaaaaacagaaaatcaacagaCATATCCTTTAATCCAAACGaataagaaaacaagaaagtgGACAGACCTCTAATATAGATTTATTGTACCAATCAGTCCACATATCAACAAACCACTGACTCCTCGTCACTGCTTTATCTTTAATCACATATacagtcagaagtttggacacagcTTCCATTCTCCGGAATGAGgaaatgtgtccaaacctttgactggtactgaatATGGACATCATCCCTAAATAAAGATGCTAATATATTCTAttttaaaccacaaaatatgtaaaatatctgctgaCTTCATAACATACGTCAGTTTCACAAAGTGAcatcaacagtaaataaatatttcttaaagTTTGTACACTTATAACAGgacaaatattgattttcaaCATTGTAATCTTTCAAGTAAATAATGCTCATGTGAGACAAAGTGCTTCTGATAAAGTTTTTGGTGGTGTCCCAGCAGTCATTTAAATCTAAAGCTCCTCACATCCTGTGCAGCAGACACGGCGACCAGGGAGCATGTTTCAGGTGAGCAGTATCATTAGATCCAAACCTctctggttaaataaagacCCAGACTGGATCCATGTGGAGCGCCTTCAGGTTCCAGCAGCTGTGGCTTTGTGGAAGAAGCTGTGGATTTGCTGAGCAGCAGCCTGACCCACGATGGGCTCCAGCTCGGCGGGGGCGGCGTTACAGAGCTGCTGGATGCTGGGGAAATGCTGCAGCAGGGCCAGAGCTTTGACCCTGCCCACCCCCGGGACCTGCTGTACCAGGGCCAGGACCAGGGGGTCCAACAGCCGAGACGCACTCCTCCGCCTGAAAGGGTTCTCCCTGCTCTCCCCATGGACCTGCAGAGGATCAGAGCAGCATCAGACAGCTGTAGGTTCGGCTTCTTAGATCCATGTTTACCCCTCTGACACCAAAGATCTGTGTTTGACTcttttatacaaaaacaaatagagaCTAAATGAGTCTCCGGCTACATAAATGAGCAATCACTGTGTAACCTATAaccataaataatatttatgagATCTCACAAAAGTTTTCACTTGGGTCAATGTGTTCTTGGGTTTACttggtcaccatggaaacaacaacaatagagcAGACACATGCATGGGAGCGGTTCATAGTTTTATGTCAAACTACAGCCTTAAAATGAAGACTGATGAGTTGAATCTCCCTTTGACACTATCAGCAAATTAAAGTCATATTTATTGCAGGTGTAAAGTATTGTTTTACCATCTGAGTGATGAGCTGTGAGGCTTCAGTCTGCCCGCTGACCGGCAGGAGAGTCAGGCCGAGGTCAAACACCACAAACTTCTGGACAGCAGAGAAGTACTGCTCACTGAGTCTGGTGTTCTCCACCAGCACCAGCTGCTGGAAGCTGCTGCTGGCCTTCAAATCAGGAGGGACGGTGGTTCATATCAGATACATCACAACACGTCAtctttttagcaaaaaattCATTAAACTCACATTTCTGTAGCGAACCAGTTTCCTCTTGTAGCCGTTTCCTGCTATGATGTCGCACTCCGACACGTACAGGATGCAGCTTTTGTTGGGCAGGTGGAAATCTGCCACACCGAGCTCATTCTCAAAGAGGATTTTCACACCTCCACCTACAGCACAAGATTAATTAGTTCTTCATGAGCAAAGCAAGATAAAAGACATGGCACGCTATAAACtgcaaaaagaaacatcaaataatgtaaaatacatgatgcaaccaaaaaataaagagttattatatcaattttaaatgttagtTATGAACGTTAGTAAGTCTGGTTAACTACACACATGTAACAAAggtgtagggctgcaactaacaattatttttattatcaattcatctacagactattttctcaattaatcgtttggtcaacaaaacatcagaaaatagaaaaagcctattataatatattaaagcCCAAGTGGACATattcaaatagcttgttttgtaatagcaacagtccaaaagacAAATATATTAAGTTTTAGATCAAACAGCAATAAGGAAACCagcagatattcacatttgtgaatcagattaattttctgttgactaatCAATAAAAGGACaaattttatcagctgtaaaaAACTGCATGGAACATAAAATTCAATTTTAGGTAATGCTGAAAAGAAAATTCACTCAACACAACAGATAAATGAGATATGAAAGATggtcaaatttttattttatttaaaaatgtttcgaAATCTGGTGTTTCAATTTCAAGTtggaaacacacttttacaTAAACCTGTAGAATAGGACtccaactaacgattatttcattattgattaatctgttaatcgatcaatctgtcgattattttctcctttgatcaattagttgtttggtccataaaatgtcagaaaaatgtcttgttttgttccgaccaacagttcacaacgcaaagatattcagtttactgtcatagaggactaaagaaaccagaaactatacacatttaagaagctggaatcagagaatttggaagttttcttttattttcttaaaataacaatgactcaaaatgattattctTTTCAATAAAtgacccgactacacactgctttttgtgagacgttaaaagccaaaaaggttggaaaccactggtttcatctttaacaatgtgttgtattttaaaagcttgttatattatccattgtgtcaaatcttcatctgaaaagtaactaaagctgtcaaataaatgtagtggagtagaaagtacaatatttccctctgaaatgtagtggagtggaagtataaagtagcatcacatggaaatactcaagtaaagtacaagtacctcaaaattatacttgagtaaatgtaccaCTGATTATTAGTATTGTgttaagatttttgttttaactaaactaaatgagcaatatttgatttaaacatattctgcaggctgcagctgtttttattgctcctttacgtcagttctgttctttcagtaattaacagatttaatcgtctatttgtgtcttattctgtgacagacagacgctgctgtagatctataatcaaatgataaaacattggagctgttatcaggtgttttccttGCAGCaatcaatatgtagaaattattaattaacagGTTAAACTGGAGCCATGTTAGCCAAATGAAAAGCAGCCAGTATCCCTTTAAAACTGCTCCTCTACCTGGAATGAATCAACGCTTGATAagccctccctcttcttcctgatctcaaacacaacaagctccactctgtgctcatatttccttgttccctccccttcagatctacagtttgaagatgggCGTAACCAACATGTAATGTAGCACAAGAGCTGTCAGGCTCCATTTCCTGCAGAAACACATGTTGTCCAGATCAAAGTTCaaacttgtttcatttctcaggaagtgaaactcagacagtcgttaccactgagagctgaaatggcgCAGAAAGGAGTTCAGCTGGACCGAGAAACCTTCTCTTGttccatctgtctggatctactgaaggatccggtggctattccctgtggacacagctactgcatgagctgtattaaaggcttctgggatgaagaggatcagaggaagatctacagctgccctcagtgcagacagaccttcacaccgaggcctgtcctggtgaaaaacaccatgttagcagctttagtggagcagctgaagaagactggactccaagctgctcctgctgatcactgctatgctggacctgaagatgtggcctgtgatgtctgcactgggaggaaactgaaagccctcaagtcctgtctggtgtgtccagcctcttactgtgagaaacacctgCAGCCTCATTATGATGCAGctccattaaagaaacacaagctggtcgacccctcggagaagctccaggagaacatctgctctcgtcatgatgaggtgatgaagatgttctgccgtactgatcagcagagtatctgttatctctgctctgtggatgaacataaaggccacgacacagtctcagctgcagcagaaaggactgagaggcagagagagctcgaggtgagtcgacaaaacatccagcagagaatccaggacagagagaaagatgtgaagctgcttcaacaggaggtgaaggccgtcagtcgctctgctgataaagcagtggaggacagtgagaagatcttcactgagctgatccgtctcatccagaaaagaagctctgatgtgaagcagcagatcagatcccagcaggaaactgaagtgagtcgagtcaaagagcttcaggagaagctggagcaggtgatcactgagctgaagaggaaagacgctgaactgaagcagctgtcacacacagaggatcacatccagtttctacacaactacccctcactgtcacaactcagtgcatctacagactcatccagcatcaatatccgtcctctgacATACTTTGAGattgtgacagcagctgtgtcagagctcagagataaactacaggacatcctgagggagaaatggacaaacatctcactgtcagtg
Protein-coding regions in this window:
- the LOC121897265 gene encoding Fanconi anemia core complex-associated protein 24-like — its product is MEPDSSCGGVKILFENELGVADFHLPNKSCILYVSECDIIAGNGYKRKLVRYRNASSSFQQLVLVENTRLSEQYFSAVQKFVVFDLGLTLLPVSGQTEASQLITQMVHGESRENPFRRRSASRLLDPLVLALVQQVPGVGRVKALALLQHFPSIQQLCNAAPAELEPIVGQAAAQQIHSFFHKATAAGT
- the LOC121897769 gene encoding tripartite motif-containing protein 16-like, which codes for MAQKGVQLDRETFSCSICLDLLKDPVAIPCGHSYCMSCIKGFWDEEDQRKIYSCPQCRQTFTPRPVLVKNTMLAALVEQLKKTGLQAAPADHCYAGPEDVACDVCTGRKLKALKSCLVCPASYCEKHLQPHYDAAPLKKHKLVDPSEKLQENICSRHDEVMKMFCRTDQQSICYLCSVDEHKGHDTVSAAAERTERQRELEVSRQNIQQRIQDREKDVKLLQQEVKAVSRSADKAVEDSEKIFTELIRLIQKRSSDVKQQIRSQQETEVSRVKELQEKLEQVITELKRKDAELKQLSHTEDHIQFLHNYPSLSQLSASTDSSSINIRPLTYFEIVTAAVSELRDKLQDILREKWTNISLSVTEVDVLLSEAEPKTRAGFLKYSCEITLDPNTANTHLLLSEGNRKVERTSQQQSYSRHPDRFTGYHQVLSRESLTGRCYWEVEWSRRGVRVAVAYKNIRRAGDWNECQFGCNDKSWMLDCNTDSYIFWFNNIIIPVSGPGSSRVGVYLDHRAGILSFYSVSETMTLLHRVQTTFTQPLYAGLCLYYGGTVELCKLK